In Topomyia yanbarensis strain Yona2022 chromosome 2, ASM3024719v1, whole genome shotgun sequence, one DNA window encodes the following:
- the LOC131685730 gene encoding glycogen debranching enzyme isoform X1 — protein MRLLKKSDSFLYPEKFPPTSPKSMSEQSLMIKLAIHHNDKGEGTLYRLKKNSLVHVHPGASLLGRRVAIYCNYPSDGKDFDRKQYTQLQWFSSTGTLLNSDGDKFISIKDIDLYCTIHLTRSGAYHFYIVYEGHEKDGPQGGLYVQVEPHLTVGKGDSLTHLSLDSIRCQTVISKLMGPIGSWESKLQVTKESGYNLVHFTPIQELGGSRSAYSLKNQLKVNPEFQNNKDHVVGFDDVDKVVKKMREEWGIASICDIVLNHTANESIWIREYPECTYNCYTSPHLRPAFLLDALLARFGEDVAEGLLEHVGVPKVVETSDHLQAIRWQLHSNYLPQIKLHELYQCDVDKYISRFNEEASKQSPTPVQLVPEGEIHLKQDPEYRRLGAEVDFAKVMKIYNVFRPDCFDEDNRKRKCIEAFRARLQWLNEEVRKEIQAHLEYAIENCLAGARYERVQEDGPQVKGISVKYPLFMKYFTQYGIKGKSLKDIEEMMYGGPGKLFMAHNGWVINSDPLVDFARPTAGTGNVYVRRELIAWGDSVKLRYGDKPEDCPHLWQHMKEYVDTTARIFDGVRLDNCHSTPIHVAEWLLDSARKANPDLYVVAELFTNSDHADNIFVNRLGITSLIREALAAWDSHEEGRLVYRYGGAPVGAFFLNPKRILAPSIAHALFMDLTHDNPSAVEKRSIFDLIPSSALVAMACCATGSNRGYDELVPHHIHVVDEERQYQEWGKHVNKNTGMIAVKEALNLLHGGLATRGFDQVFVDQMHPDIVAVTRHSTQNRETVILVAHNAFGYPNPWAGPTGVRPLRFEGTFLEIIFEVQIYKKTGQTFDRPSEFKKDEQYINGVEEYVIDLRKNLALNESDIFRKEANFDGNVTQLDFANLKPGSVVAIRVAMTDSAKAPIENLQGLVKEFHNDKGSRYAELQHILSKLDLIDFNNLLYCCTEEERDNGGGPYNITGYGETVYAGLQGIVSILCDIGPNNDLGHPLANNLREGNWLIDYCSERLLKYPNLIPAAKWLTKNLAPLKEIPRYIIPSYFDVILTGVHRLIIIAACQLMTDFVHHGSYFGRRLALGSIQCVRVAPSANLPKLSPNILDPKPPSQCATLAAGLPHFSTGYMRCWGRDTFISIRGLMLLTGRYNEARYMILGFGGCLRHGLIPNLLDGGMNARYNCRDAIWWWLYTIQQYAEETPNGRAILKDKVSRLYPTDDSEAKQPGECDQMLYETIQEALTVHFQGLSYRERNAGTRIDAHMKDKGFNNRIGIHPETGFVFGGNNANCGTWMDKMGSSDKAGNRGVPSSPRDGSAVELVGLQMAGLRFMQRMAEEKVIPYNSVERTSNNGTKSVWTYKEWANKIAANFEKEFYVDESCDSKYANKKGIYKDTVGSEIPWTDFQLRCNFPIALVAAPELCNPKHAWRALENAKKYLLGPLGMKTLDYEDWAYRGNYDNSIDNEDKTVAHGANYHNGPEWVWPIGFYLRARLIFAKANGLLKETIAETWTILQSHLKELQTNHWRGLAELTNENGAYCKDSCRTQAWSMGCVLEVLYELEKYEKEL, from the exons ATGAGGCTCCTCAAAAAAAGTGATTCTTTTCTCTATCCAGAG AAATTCCCACCAACGAGCCCGAAGAGCATGTCTGAACAGAGCTTAATGATCAAATTGGCCATTCATCATAATGATAAGGGTGAAGGAACCTTATATCGACTGAAGAAGAATTCACTGGTACACGTCCATCCGGGAGCCTCTCTCCTGGGTCGCCGCGTTGCAATCTACTGTAACTATCCGAGCGATG GAAAAGATTTCGACCGCAAACAGTACACCCAGCTGCAATGGTTTTCGTCGACGGGTACATTGCTGAATTCAGATGGCGACAAATTTATCTCCATCAAAGACATCGATTTATACTGCACGATACATCTGACCCGGTCAGGAGCCTATCACTTCTACATCGTGTACGAGGGCCACGAAAAAGATGGACCCCAAGGTGGGCTTTATGTTCAAGTCGAGCCCCATTTAACCGTCGGAAAGGGTGATTCTTTGACGCATCTTTCGCTGGATTCTATTCGCTGTCAGACGGTCATTTCCAAATTGATGGGTCCTATAGGAAGCTGGGAATCGAAGCTACAAGTGACGAAAGAAAGCGGCTACAATTTAGTTCACTTCACCCCTATCCAGGAGCTGGGTGGATCAAGATCGGCTTATTCGCTCAAAAATCAgctcaaggtcaatcctgaaTTTCAGAACAACAAAGATCACGTCGTCGGTTTCGATGATGTGGATAAAGTGGTTAAGAAAATGCGCGAGGAGTGGGGAATAGCATCAATTTGCGACATCGTGTTAAATCATACTGCCAACGAATCGATCTGGATCCGTGAGTATCCGGAGTGTACTTACAATTGTTACACCAGTCCTCATCTGAGACCGGCCTTCCTGTTGGATGCTCTGCTAGCCCGGTTCGGTGAAGATGTCGCCGAAGGATTGCTCGAACACGTCGGAGTGCCTAAGGTAGTGGAAACTTCGGATCATTTGCAAGCTATTCGGTGGCAGCTACACTCCAATTATTTGCCACAAATAAAGCTACATGAGCTGTATCAGTGTGATGTGGACAAGTATATTTCGAG ATTCAATGAGGAAGCATCAAAACAGAGTCCCACACCGGTACAGTTGGTTCCTGAGGGGGAAATTCATCTGAAGCAAGACCCAGAGTACCGTCGACTGGGAGCAGAAGTGGACtttgcgaaagtaatgaaaATCTACAACGTTTTCCGGCCGGATTGTTTCGACGAAGACAACCGCAAGCGCAAGTGTATTGAGGCATTCCGCGCCAGGTTACAGTGGTTGAATGAAGAGGTTAGGAAGGAGATTCAGGCACATTTGGAATATGCCATCGAGAATTGCTTGGCTGGAGCTAGGTACGAGCGAGTTCAGGAAGATGGACCACAGGTTAAGGGTATATCTGTGAAATATCCACTGTTTATGAAGTATTTCACTCAGTATGGAATCAAGGGTAAATCGCTAAAGGACATCGAGGAGATGATGTACGGTGGACCGGGTAAACTGTTCATGGCTCACAATGGTTGGGTTATCAACTCTGATCCGTTGGTGGATTTTGCAAGGCCAACCGCTGGTACGGGAAACGTTTATGTTAGAAGAGAGCTAATCGCTTGGGGAGATAGCGTGAAGCTGCGGTATGGTGATAAGCCCGAGGACTGTCCCCATTTATGGCAACACATGAAGGAGTATGTCGATACTACTGCCAGGATTTTCGACGGAGTTCGCTTAGATAACTGCCATTCGACGCCGATTCATGTTGCAGAGTGGCTACTGGATTCGGCTCGGAAAGCCAATCCTGATTTGTATGTTGTGGCCGAACTGTTTACTAATTCCGATCACGCGGATAACATTTTTGTCAATCGGCTGGGAATTACTTCCCTAATTCGAG AGGCTCTTGCAGCTTGGGATTCTCACGAGGAAGGTCGCCTGGTGTATCGCTATGGAGGTGCTCCCGTGGGTGCATTTTTCCTCAACCCGAAGCGCATTCTTGCTCCAAGTATTGCACACGCTCTGTTTATGGATCTAACCCATGATAATCCATCTGCGGTGGAGAAACGATCAATTTTTGATCTTATCCCGTCGTCTGCGCTTGTCGCAATGGCGTGCTGTGCCACTGGAAGCAATCGCGGTTATGATGAATTAGTTCCCCATCAC ATCCACGTCGTCGACGAAGAGCGCCAGTACCAGGAGTGGGGTAAACATGTCAACAAAAACACCGGAATGATCGCCGTTAAGGAAGCTCTCAATCTGCTACACGGTGGGCTGGCCACCCGGGGCTTCGATCAGGTGTTCGTAGATCAAATGCACCCGGACATTGTAGCTGTTACTCGCCATTCTACGCAAAATCGCGAAACAGTGATTCTAGTTGCTCACAATGCGTTTGGTTATCCGAACCCCTGGGCCGGTCCTACTGGAGTGCGACCGCTGCGGTTCGAAGGCACTTTCCTGGAAATAATTTTCGAAGTGCAGATTTACAAAAA AACCGGTCAAACGTTCGATCGCCCATCGGAATTTAAAAAAGACGAACAGTACATCAACGGGGTCGAAGAATATGTGATAGATTTGCGTAAAAACCTCGCCTTGAACGAATCGGATATCTTCCGGAAAGAGGCAAATTTTGATGGTAACGTAACTCAGCTGGACTTTGCTAATTTGAAACCCGGATCGGTTGTTGCGATCCGCGTTGCCATGACGGACAGCGCAAAGGCGCCGATCGAGAATCTCCAAGGGTTGGTGAAAGAATTTCATAACGATAAGGGGTCACGATATGCTGAATTGCAACACATATTATCCAAACTGGATCTGATCGATTTTAATAACTTGCTCTACTGCTGCACCGAAGAGGAACGAGATAACGGTGGTGGTCCGTACAATATTACTGGCTATGGAGAAACAGTGTACGCTGGATTGCAAGGAATTGTTTCAATCCTGTGCGATATTGGACCCAATAACGATTTGGGACATCCATTGGCCAACAATTTACGAGAAGGCAACTGGCTGATTGACTACTGCTCGGAACGCTTACTAAAATATCCAAATCTTATACCAGCTGCCAAGTGGTTGACGAAAAATCTCGCTCCATTAAAGGAAATCCCACGTTACATAATCCCGAGTTATTTTGATGTGATTCTTACTGGAGTCCATCGATTAATCATCATTGCTGCCTGCCAACTGATGACGGATTTCGTCCACCATGGATCATACTTCGGCCGTCGTTTAGCTCTCGGATCGATCCAATGCGTTCGGGTAGCTCCTTCAGCCAACCTTCCGAAACTCAGCCCGAACATTCTGGATCCAAAACCACCTTCGCAATGTGCAACACTTGCCGCTGGTTTGCCGCATTTCTCAACCGGATATATGCGCTGCTGGGGACGGGACACGTTTATTTCCATCCGTGGATTGATGTTGCTAACAGGACGTTACAACGAGGCACGATACATGATTCTTGGCTTTGGAGGATGCCTTCGACATGGGCTAATCCCGAATCTTCTGGATGGTGGAATGAATGCTCGTTACAACTGCCGCGATGCCATCTGGTGGTGGCTTTACACTATTCAACAGTACGCCGAGGAAACGCCCAATGGAAGGGCCATCCTGAAGGATAAGGTCTCCCGGCTGTATCCCACCGACGATTCCGAGGCAAAGCAACCGGGCGAGTGT GATCAAATGCTGTACGAAACGATCCAGGAAGCGCTAACCGTTCACTTCCAGGGTCTGTCCTATCGGGAGCGAAACGCAGGAACACGTATCGATGCTCACATGAAGGATAAGGGTTTTAATAATCGTATCGGGATCCATCCGGAAACGGGATTCGTGTTCGGTGGCAATAATGCCAACTGTGGCACCTGGATGGATAAGATGGGCTCTAGTGATAAGGCTGGAAATCGGGGTGTTCCTTCCTCCCCCAGGGATGGTTCAGCGGTAGAATTAGTGGGACTGCAAATGGCCGGTTTAAGATTCATGCAGCGAATGGCAGAAGAAAAAGTTATTCCGTACAATTCGGTTGAGCGTACCTCGAACAATGGAACCAAGTCTGTTTGGACCTATAAGGAGTGGGCCAACAAGATTGCGGCCAATTTCGAGAAGGAGTTTTACGTTGACGAAAGCTGTGACAGCAAGTATGCTAACAAGAAAGGAATATACAAGGATACGGTCGGGTCGGAAATACCATGGACCGATTTTCAGTTGCGATGTAATTTCCCAATTGCACTGGTCGCCGCGCCGGAATTGTGTAATCCAAAACATGCTTGGAGGGCATTGGAAAATGCTAAGAAATATCTGCTGGGCCCACTTGGCATGAAGACTCTGGACTATGAAGATTGGGCATATCGGGGCAATTATGATAATTCAATTGACAACGAAGATAAGACGGTTGCTCACGGTGCCAATTATCACAACGGACCGGAATGGGTTTGGCCAATCGGTTTCTATCTGCGAGCTCGGTTAATTTTTGCCAAAGCTAATGGATTGCTTAAGGAAACCATCGCCGAAACGTGGACCATTCTTCAGAGCCATTTGAAGGAACTGCAGACAAACCACTGGCGAGGTCTGGCGGAGTTGACTAATGAGAATGGAGCTTACTGCAAAGACTCCTGTCGGACCCAGGCATGGAGCATGGGATGTGTGCTTGAAGTACTCTACGAGCTGGAGAAGTACGAGAAGGAACTGTGA
- the LOC131685730 gene encoding glycogen debranching enzyme isoform X2, with protein sequence MSEQSLMIKLAIHHNDKGEGTLYRLKKNSLVHVHPGASLLGRRVAIYCNYPSDGKDFDRKQYTQLQWFSSTGTLLNSDGDKFISIKDIDLYCTIHLTRSGAYHFYIVYEGHEKDGPQGGLYVQVEPHLTVGKGDSLTHLSLDSIRCQTVISKLMGPIGSWESKLQVTKESGYNLVHFTPIQELGGSRSAYSLKNQLKVNPEFQNNKDHVVGFDDVDKVVKKMREEWGIASICDIVLNHTANESIWIREYPECTYNCYTSPHLRPAFLLDALLARFGEDVAEGLLEHVGVPKVVETSDHLQAIRWQLHSNYLPQIKLHELYQCDVDKYISRFNEEASKQSPTPVQLVPEGEIHLKQDPEYRRLGAEVDFAKVMKIYNVFRPDCFDEDNRKRKCIEAFRARLQWLNEEVRKEIQAHLEYAIENCLAGARYERVQEDGPQVKGISVKYPLFMKYFTQYGIKGKSLKDIEEMMYGGPGKLFMAHNGWVINSDPLVDFARPTAGTGNVYVRRELIAWGDSVKLRYGDKPEDCPHLWQHMKEYVDTTARIFDGVRLDNCHSTPIHVAEWLLDSARKANPDLYVVAELFTNSDHADNIFVNRLGITSLIREALAAWDSHEEGRLVYRYGGAPVGAFFLNPKRILAPSIAHALFMDLTHDNPSAVEKRSIFDLIPSSALVAMACCATGSNRGYDELVPHHIHVVDEERQYQEWGKHVNKNTGMIAVKEALNLLHGGLATRGFDQVFVDQMHPDIVAVTRHSTQNRETVILVAHNAFGYPNPWAGPTGVRPLRFEGTFLEIIFEVQIYKKTGQTFDRPSEFKKDEQYINGVEEYVIDLRKNLALNESDIFRKEANFDGNVTQLDFANLKPGSVVAIRVAMTDSAKAPIENLQGLVKEFHNDKGSRYAELQHILSKLDLIDFNNLLYCCTEEERDNGGGPYNITGYGETVYAGLQGIVSILCDIGPNNDLGHPLANNLREGNWLIDYCSERLLKYPNLIPAAKWLTKNLAPLKEIPRYIIPSYFDVILTGVHRLIIIAACQLMTDFVHHGSYFGRRLALGSIQCVRVAPSANLPKLSPNILDPKPPSQCATLAAGLPHFSTGYMRCWGRDTFISIRGLMLLTGRYNEARYMILGFGGCLRHGLIPNLLDGGMNARYNCRDAIWWWLYTIQQYAEETPNGRAILKDKVSRLYPTDDSEAKQPGECDQMLYETIQEALTVHFQGLSYRERNAGTRIDAHMKDKGFNNRIGIHPETGFVFGGNNANCGTWMDKMGSSDKAGNRGVPSSPRDGSAVELVGLQMAGLRFMQRMAEEKVIPYNSVERTSNNGTKSVWTYKEWANKIAANFEKEFYVDESCDSKYANKKGIYKDTVGSEIPWTDFQLRCNFPIALVAAPELCNPKHAWRALENAKKYLLGPLGMKTLDYEDWAYRGNYDNSIDNEDKTVAHGANYHNGPEWVWPIGFYLRARLIFAKANGLLKETIAETWTILQSHLKELQTNHWRGLAELTNENGAYCKDSCRTQAWSMGCVLEVLYELEKYEKEL encoded by the exons ATGTCTGAACAGAGCTTAATGATCAAATTGGCCATTCATCATAATGATAAGGGTGAAGGAACCTTATATCGACTGAAGAAGAATTCACTGGTACACGTCCATCCGGGAGCCTCTCTCCTGGGTCGCCGCGTTGCAATCTACTGTAACTATCCGAGCGATG GAAAAGATTTCGACCGCAAACAGTACACCCAGCTGCAATGGTTTTCGTCGACGGGTACATTGCTGAATTCAGATGGCGACAAATTTATCTCCATCAAAGACATCGATTTATACTGCACGATACATCTGACCCGGTCAGGAGCCTATCACTTCTACATCGTGTACGAGGGCCACGAAAAAGATGGACCCCAAGGTGGGCTTTATGTTCAAGTCGAGCCCCATTTAACCGTCGGAAAGGGTGATTCTTTGACGCATCTTTCGCTGGATTCTATTCGCTGTCAGACGGTCATTTCCAAATTGATGGGTCCTATAGGAAGCTGGGAATCGAAGCTACAAGTGACGAAAGAAAGCGGCTACAATTTAGTTCACTTCACCCCTATCCAGGAGCTGGGTGGATCAAGATCGGCTTATTCGCTCAAAAATCAgctcaaggtcaatcctgaaTTTCAGAACAACAAAGATCACGTCGTCGGTTTCGATGATGTGGATAAAGTGGTTAAGAAAATGCGCGAGGAGTGGGGAATAGCATCAATTTGCGACATCGTGTTAAATCATACTGCCAACGAATCGATCTGGATCCGTGAGTATCCGGAGTGTACTTACAATTGTTACACCAGTCCTCATCTGAGACCGGCCTTCCTGTTGGATGCTCTGCTAGCCCGGTTCGGTGAAGATGTCGCCGAAGGATTGCTCGAACACGTCGGAGTGCCTAAGGTAGTGGAAACTTCGGATCATTTGCAAGCTATTCGGTGGCAGCTACACTCCAATTATTTGCCACAAATAAAGCTACATGAGCTGTATCAGTGTGATGTGGACAAGTATATTTCGAG ATTCAATGAGGAAGCATCAAAACAGAGTCCCACACCGGTACAGTTGGTTCCTGAGGGGGAAATTCATCTGAAGCAAGACCCAGAGTACCGTCGACTGGGAGCAGAAGTGGACtttgcgaaagtaatgaaaATCTACAACGTTTTCCGGCCGGATTGTTTCGACGAAGACAACCGCAAGCGCAAGTGTATTGAGGCATTCCGCGCCAGGTTACAGTGGTTGAATGAAGAGGTTAGGAAGGAGATTCAGGCACATTTGGAATATGCCATCGAGAATTGCTTGGCTGGAGCTAGGTACGAGCGAGTTCAGGAAGATGGACCACAGGTTAAGGGTATATCTGTGAAATATCCACTGTTTATGAAGTATTTCACTCAGTATGGAATCAAGGGTAAATCGCTAAAGGACATCGAGGAGATGATGTACGGTGGACCGGGTAAACTGTTCATGGCTCACAATGGTTGGGTTATCAACTCTGATCCGTTGGTGGATTTTGCAAGGCCAACCGCTGGTACGGGAAACGTTTATGTTAGAAGAGAGCTAATCGCTTGGGGAGATAGCGTGAAGCTGCGGTATGGTGATAAGCCCGAGGACTGTCCCCATTTATGGCAACACATGAAGGAGTATGTCGATACTACTGCCAGGATTTTCGACGGAGTTCGCTTAGATAACTGCCATTCGACGCCGATTCATGTTGCAGAGTGGCTACTGGATTCGGCTCGGAAAGCCAATCCTGATTTGTATGTTGTGGCCGAACTGTTTACTAATTCCGATCACGCGGATAACATTTTTGTCAATCGGCTGGGAATTACTTCCCTAATTCGAG AGGCTCTTGCAGCTTGGGATTCTCACGAGGAAGGTCGCCTGGTGTATCGCTATGGAGGTGCTCCCGTGGGTGCATTTTTCCTCAACCCGAAGCGCATTCTTGCTCCAAGTATTGCACACGCTCTGTTTATGGATCTAACCCATGATAATCCATCTGCGGTGGAGAAACGATCAATTTTTGATCTTATCCCGTCGTCTGCGCTTGTCGCAATGGCGTGCTGTGCCACTGGAAGCAATCGCGGTTATGATGAATTAGTTCCCCATCAC ATCCACGTCGTCGACGAAGAGCGCCAGTACCAGGAGTGGGGTAAACATGTCAACAAAAACACCGGAATGATCGCCGTTAAGGAAGCTCTCAATCTGCTACACGGTGGGCTGGCCACCCGGGGCTTCGATCAGGTGTTCGTAGATCAAATGCACCCGGACATTGTAGCTGTTACTCGCCATTCTACGCAAAATCGCGAAACAGTGATTCTAGTTGCTCACAATGCGTTTGGTTATCCGAACCCCTGGGCCGGTCCTACTGGAGTGCGACCGCTGCGGTTCGAAGGCACTTTCCTGGAAATAATTTTCGAAGTGCAGATTTACAAAAA AACCGGTCAAACGTTCGATCGCCCATCGGAATTTAAAAAAGACGAACAGTACATCAACGGGGTCGAAGAATATGTGATAGATTTGCGTAAAAACCTCGCCTTGAACGAATCGGATATCTTCCGGAAAGAGGCAAATTTTGATGGTAACGTAACTCAGCTGGACTTTGCTAATTTGAAACCCGGATCGGTTGTTGCGATCCGCGTTGCCATGACGGACAGCGCAAAGGCGCCGATCGAGAATCTCCAAGGGTTGGTGAAAGAATTTCATAACGATAAGGGGTCACGATATGCTGAATTGCAACACATATTATCCAAACTGGATCTGATCGATTTTAATAACTTGCTCTACTGCTGCACCGAAGAGGAACGAGATAACGGTGGTGGTCCGTACAATATTACTGGCTATGGAGAAACAGTGTACGCTGGATTGCAAGGAATTGTTTCAATCCTGTGCGATATTGGACCCAATAACGATTTGGGACATCCATTGGCCAACAATTTACGAGAAGGCAACTGGCTGATTGACTACTGCTCGGAACGCTTACTAAAATATCCAAATCTTATACCAGCTGCCAAGTGGTTGACGAAAAATCTCGCTCCATTAAAGGAAATCCCACGTTACATAATCCCGAGTTATTTTGATGTGATTCTTACTGGAGTCCATCGATTAATCATCATTGCTGCCTGCCAACTGATGACGGATTTCGTCCACCATGGATCATACTTCGGCCGTCGTTTAGCTCTCGGATCGATCCAATGCGTTCGGGTAGCTCCTTCAGCCAACCTTCCGAAACTCAGCCCGAACATTCTGGATCCAAAACCACCTTCGCAATGTGCAACACTTGCCGCTGGTTTGCCGCATTTCTCAACCGGATATATGCGCTGCTGGGGACGGGACACGTTTATTTCCATCCGTGGATTGATGTTGCTAACAGGACGTTACAACGAGGCACGATACATGATTCTTGGCTTTGGAGGATGCCTTCGACATGGGCTAATCCCGAATCTTCTGGATGGTGGAATGAATGCTCGTTACAACTGCCGCGATGCCATCTGGTGGTGGCTTTACACTATTCAACAGTACGCCGAGGAAACGCCCAATGGAAGGGCCATCCTGAAGGATAAGGTCTCCCGGCTGTATCCCACCGACGATTCCGAGGCAAAGCAACCGGGCGAGTGT GATCAAATGCTGTACGAAACGATCCAGGAAGCGCTAACCGTTCACTTCCAGGGTCTGTCCTATCGGGAGCGAAACGCAGGAACACGTATCGATGCTCACATGAAGGATAAGGGTTTTAATAATCGTATCGGGATCCATCCGGAAACGGGATTCGTGTTCGGTGGCAATAATGCCAACTGTGGCACCTGGATGGATAAGATGGGCTCTAGTGATAAGGCTGGAAATCGGGGTGTTCCTTCCTCCCCCAGGGATGGTTCAGCGGTAGAATTAGTGGGACTGCAAATGGCCGGTTTAAGATTCATGCAGCGAATGGCAGAAGAAAAAGTTATTCCGTACAATTCGGTTGAGCGTACCTCGAACAATGGAACCAAGTCTGTTTGGACCTATAAGGAGTGGGCCAACAAGATTGCGGCCAATTTCGAGAAGGAGTTTTACGTTGACGAAAGCTGTGACAGCAAGTATGCTAACAAGAAAGGAATATACAAGGATACGGTCGGGTCGGAAATACCATGGACCGATTTTCAGTTGCGATGTAATTTCCCAATTGCACTGGTCGCCGCGCCGGAATTGTGTAATCCAAAACATGCTTGGAGGGCATTGGAAAATGCTAAGAAATATCTGCTGGGCCCACTTGGCATGAAGACTCTGGACTATGAAGATTGGGCATATCGGGGCAATTATGATAATTCAATTGACAACGAAGATAAGACGGTTGCTCACGGTGCCAATTATCACAACGGACCGGAATGGGTTTGGCCAATCGGTTTCTATCTGCGAGCTCGGTTAATTTTTGCCAAAGCTAATGGATTGCTTAAGGAAACCATCGCCGAAACGTGGACCATTCTTCAGAGCCATTTGAAGGAACTGCAGACAAACCACTGGCGAGGTCTGGCGGAGTTGACTAATGAGAATGGAGCTTACTGCAAAGACTCCTGTCGGACCCAGGCATGGAGCATGGGATGTGTGCTTGAAGTACTCTACGAGCTGGAGAAGTACGAGAAGGAACTGTGA